The Canis lupus baileyi chromosome 29, mCanLup2.hap1, whole genome shotgun sequence genome includes a region encoding these proteins:
- the ADRA2A gene encoding alpha-2A adrenergic receptor has translation MFRQEQPLAEGSFAPMGSLQPDAGNASWNGTEAPGGGARATPYSLQVTLTLVCLAGLLMLLTVFGNVLVIIAVFTSRALKAPQNLFLVSLASADILVATLVIPFSLANEVMGYWYFGKAWCEIYLALDVLFCTSSIVHLCAISLDRYWSITQAIEYNLKRTPRRIKAIIVTVWVISAVISFPPLISIEKKGGGGGAQPAEPRCEINDQKWYVISSCIGSFFAPCLIMILVYVRIYQIAKRRTRVPPSRRGPDAAAQPPGGAERRPNGLGPERRAAGPGGAEAEPPRPQLNGAPGEPAPAGPRDADADADALDLEESSSSEHAERPPGPRGSERGPRAKGKARASQVKPGDSPPRRGRGAAGPGGAGGGAGPGAAAAAAAAAAAAAGPGAERGGAAKASRWRGRQNREKRFTFVLAVVIGVFVVCWFPFFFTYTLTAVGCSVPRTLFKFFFWFGYCNSSLNPVIYTIFNHDFRRAFKKILCRGDRKRIV, from the coding sequence ATGTTCCGCCAGGAGCAGCCGCTGGCCGAGGGCAGCTTCGCgcccatgggctccctgcagccGGACGCGGGCAACGCGAGCTGGAACGGGACCGAGGCGCCGGGCGGCGGCGCGCGGGCCACCCCGTACTCCCTGCAGGTGACGCTGACTCTGGTGTGCCTGGCCGGCCTGCTCATGCTGCTCACGGTGTTCGGCAACGTGCTGGTCATCATCGCCGTGTTCACGAGCCGCGCGCTCAAGGCGCCCCAGAACCTCTTCCTGGTGTCTCTGGCCTCGGCCGACATCCTGGTGGCCACGCTCGTCATCCCGTTCTCTCTGGCCAACGAGGTCATGGGCTACTGGTATTTCGGCAAGGCGTGGTGCGAGATCTACCTGGCGCTCGACGTGCTCTTCTGCACCTCGTCCATCGTGCACCTGTGCGCCATCAGCCTGGACCGCTACTGGTCCATCACGCAGGCCATCGAGTACAACCTGAAGCGCACGCCGCGCCGCATCAAGGCCATCATCGTCACCGTGTGGGTCATCTCGGCCGTCATCTCCTTCCCGCCGCTCATCTCCATCGAGAAgaagggcggcggcggcggcgcgcagCCGGCCGAGCCGCGCTGCGAGATCAACGACCAGAAGTGGTACGTGATCTCGTCGTGCATCGGCTCCTTCTTCGCGCCCTGCCTCATCATGATCCTGGTCTACGTGCGCATCTACCAGATCGCCAAGCGCCGCACCCGCGTGCCGCCCAGCCGCCGGGGCCCGGACGCGGCCGCCCAGCCGCCGGGGGGCGCCGAGCGCAGGCCCAACGGCCTGGGCCCCGAGCGCCGCGCCGCGGGCCCCGGGGGCGCCGAGGCCGAGCCGCCGCGCCCGCAGCTCAACGGCGCCCCCGGGGAGCCCGCGCCCGCCGGGCCCCGCGACGCCGACGCCGACGCCGACGCGCTGGACCTGGAGGAGAGCTCGTCGTCCGAGCACGCCGAgcggcccccggggccccgcgggTCGGAGCGCGGCCCCCGGGCCAAGGGCAAGGCGCGCGCGAGCCAGGTGAAGCCCGGGGACAGCCCGccgcggcgcgggcggggggcggcggggcccgggggcgcgggcgggggcgcggggcccggggcggcggcggcggcggcggcggcggcggcggcggcggcggggcccggggcggagCGCGGCGGCGCGGCCAAGGCGTCGCGCTGGCGCGGGCGGCAGAACCGCGAGAAGCGCTTCACGTTCGTGCTGGCCGTGGTCATCGGCGTGTTCGTGGTGTGCTGGTTCCCCTTCTTCTTCACTTACACGCTCACGGCCGTGGGCTGCTCCGTGCCGCGCACGCTCTTCAAGTTCTTCTTCTGGTTCGGCTACTGCAACAGCTCGCTGAACCCGGTCATCTACACCATCTTCAACCACGACTTCCGCCGGGCCTTCAAGAAGATCCTCTGCCGGGGGGACAGGAAGCGGATCGTGTGA